From Acidobacteriota bacterium, a single genomic window includes:
- a CDS encoding fumarylacetoacetate hydrolase family protein: MRSLILALAAVAALATGSDARSDSVASAEPFKLGTFVVDGRPTVGVVLRDKLVFELEAANRELELQPQFIRLPMPADMLGVIERYDYGVRRRIYEIVNALVASNRLAGDRRPSYVHDAAALRTLAPIRYPSKTLNAAGNYYGHVSESSTPEEQRKVAEARRKQRGTPYLFLKPTRGAIVGNGDDIILPAGREKIDWECELAIVIGRPAKQVTAAEAKDYIFGYTIELDMSDRGGRPGEEPSRSDWFIGKGHDTFSPMGPYIVPKEFFADPMNVSQRLTINGRVMQDSRSSDMIHNIYELIEYGSWIMTLFPGDVVAAGSPAGTGMSRSVRPDQVFLKPGDKLVATIEGIGTLTHVAKPETKRPATTSSW; this comes from the coding sequence GGACGGCCGCCCGACGGTCGGGGTCGTCCTGCGCGACAAGCTGGTGTTCGAGCTGGAGGCCGCCAATCGCGAGCTGGAGCTGCAACCGCAGTTCATCCGCCTGCCGATGCCGGCCGACATGCTGGGCGTGATCGAACGGTACGACTACGGAGTGCGGCGGCGCATCTACGAGATCGTCAATGCGCTCGTGGCGTCCAACCGGCTTGCCGGCGACCGCCGCCCTTCGTACGTTCATGACGCGGCGGCGCTTCGCACGCTCGCGCCCATCCGGTATCCCAGCAAGACGCTCAACGCCGCCGGGAACTATTACGGGCACGTGTCGGAGTCGAGCACGCCGGAGGAACAGCGCAAGGTGGCGGAAGCGCGACGGAAACAGCGCGGCACGCCGTACCTGTTCCTGAAGCCAACCCGGGGCGCGATTGTCGGTAATGGCGACGACATCATCCTGCCGGCGGGACGGGAAAAGATCGACTGGGAGTGCGAGCTGGCGATCGTGATCGGCCGCCCCGCAAAACAGGTGACGGCGGCCGAAGCGAAAGACTATATTTTCGGTTACACGATCGAGCTGGACATGTCCGACCGGGGCGGCCGGCCCGGCGAGGAGCCGTCGCGTTCCGACTGGTTCATCGGCAAGGGCCATGATACGTTCTCGCCGATGGGCCCGTACATCGTGCCGAAGGAGTTTTTCGCGGACCCGATGAACGTGTCGCAGCGGCTGACGATCAACGGCAGGGTCATGCAGGACTCGCGCTCGAGTGACATGATTCACAACATCTACGAGCTGATCGAGTACGGCTCCTGGATTATGACACTGTTTCCGGGGGACGTCGTGGCCGCCGGCAGTCCCGCGGGCACCGGCATGTCGCGCTCGGTCCGGCCCGATCAGGTGTTTCTCAAGCCGGGTGACAAGCTCGTCGCGACCATCGAGGGCATCGGCACCCTGACACACGTCGCGAAGCCGGAAACCAAGCGGCCCGCGACGACGTCGAGCTGGTAA